A single region of the Raphanus sativus cultivar WK10039 chromosome 1, ASM80110v3, whole genome shotgun sequence genome encodes:
- the LOC108846506 gene encoding ATP-dependent Clp protease proteolytic subunit 5, chloroplastic has protein sequence MAHACVSTSASSLRFAAGFVSASPNASSFDSQKLSLPFEPLRSRKTKKLVSERKNWKSSSTPKAVYSGNVWTPETPSPQGVWSIRDDLQVPSSPYFPVYAQGQGPPPMVQERFQSIISQLFQYRIIRCGGAVDDDMANIIVAQLLYLDAVDPTKDIVMYVNSPGGSVTAGMAIFDTMRHIRPDVSTVCVGLAASMGAFLLSAGTKGKRYSLPNSRIMIHQPLGGAQGGQTDIDIQANEMLHHKANLNGYLAYQTGQSLERINQDTDRDFFMSAKEAKDYGLIDGVIMNPLKALQPLAAA, from the exons ATGGCTCACGCTTGCGTCTCCACATCGGCTTCTTCTCTCAGGTTTGCAGCTGGATTCGTCTCCGCGAGTCCCAACGCATCCTCTTTCGATTCTCAGAAGCTTTCTCTCCCTTTCGAGCCCCTTCGTTCAAG AAAGACGAAGAAGCTAGTTAGCGAGAGAAAGAATTGGAAGAGCTCATCAACTCCGAAGGCTGTATACTCCGGAAATGTATGGACACCGGAGACTCCTTCGCCCCAAGGAGTTTGGTCCATCAG AGATGATTTACAAGTGCCTTCTTCGCCTTACTTTCCTGTGTACGCTCAAGGACAAGGACCACCTCCTATGGTTCAAGAGCGTTTCCAGAGTATCATAAGCCAGCTCTTCCAATAT AGGATTATTCGCTGTGGTGGTGCTGTTGATGATGATATGGCCAACATAATCGTGGCTCAGCTTCTCTACCTTGATGCTGTTGATCCCACTAAG GATATTGTCATGTATGTGAATTCTCCTGGTGGATCAGTTACAGCTG GCATGGCTATATTCGACACTATGAGGCATATCCGACCTGATGTCTCCACTGTTTGTGTCGGTCTAGCTGCTAG TATGGGAGCATTTCTGCTTAGTGCTGGAACCAAAG GGAAAAGATACAGTCTGCCAAACTCAAGGATAATGATCCATCAGCCGCTTGGTGGAGCTCAAGGTGGCCAAACCGATATCGACATTCAG GCAAATGAAATGCTGCATCACAAGGCAAACCTAAACGGTTACCTCGCTTACCAAACTGGTCAAAGCCTTGAGAGGATAAACCAAGACACAGACCGTGATTTCTTCATGAGCGCTAAAGAAGCAAAAGATTACGGGCTTATCGATGGTGTTATCATGAACCCTCTTAAAGCTCTTCAGCCACTTGCAGCAGCTTGA
- the LOC108823343 gene encoding ABC transporter B family member 11, with translation MNCEGSGEGDSGSHEPSTSKTPKEGEKEDTKKEKTDEKTKTVPFYKLFAFADSLDVFLMICGSVGAVGNGVCLPFMTLLFGDLIDSFGKNQNNKDIVDVVSKVCLKFVYLGLGTLGAAFLQVASWMITGERQAARIRSMYLKTILRQDIGFFDVETNTGEVVGRMSGDTVLIQDAMGEKVGKFIQLVSTFVGGFALAFVKGWLLTLVMLTSIPLLAMAGASMAIIVTRASSRGQAAYAKAATVVEQTIGSIRTVASFTGEKQAINSYKKFITSAYKQSIQQGFSTGLGLGVMFMVFFSSYALAIWFGGKMIVEKGYTGGAVINVIIIVVAGSMSLGQTSPCLTAFAAGQAAAYKMFETIKRKPLIDAYDVNGKVLEDIRGDIELKDVHFSYPARPDEDIFNGFSLFIPSGSTAALVGESGSGKSTVISLIERFYDPKSGEVLIDGVNLKEFQLKWIRSKIGLVSQEPVLFSSSIMENIAYGKENATVEEIKAAAELANAAKFVDKLPQGLDTMVGEHGTQLSGGQKQRIAIARAILKDPRILLLDEATSALDAESERVVQEALDRVMVNRTTVIVAHRLSTVRNADMIAVIHRGKMVERGSHSELLRDPEGAYSQLIRLQEINKGQTSSEIASGSSFRASNLKKSMEGSSVLSGGTSSVGNSSRHHSLNVLGLAAGLDFGGGSVSQRVGQEESVQEPVQKVSLTRIAALNKTEIPVLLLGTVAAAINGAIFPLFGILISRVIEAFFKPADELKKDSRFWAIIFVALGVTSLIVSPVQTYLFSVAGGKLIRRIRSMCFEKAVHMEVGWFDEPQNSSGTMGARLSADAALIRALVGDALSLAVQNAASAASGLIIAFTASWELAFIILVMLPLIGINGYIQVKFMKGFTADAKTKYEDASQVANDAVGSIRTVASFCAEEKVMQMYKKQCEGPIKDGIKQGFISGLGFGVSFFILFSVYATSFYAGARLVEAGRTTFNNVFQVFFALTMAAIGISQSSTFAPDSSKARVAAASIFGIIDRKSKIDSSDESGTVLENVKGDIELRHISFTYPARPDIQIFRDLCLSIRAGKTVALVGESGSGKSTVISLLQRFYDPDSGNITLDGVELKSLQLKWLRQQMGLVGQEPVLFNDTIRANIAYGKGSEEAATESEIIAAAELANAHKFISSIQQGYDTVVGERGIQLSGGQKQRVAIARAIVKEPKILLLDEATSALDAESERVVQDALDRVMVNRTTVVVAHRLSTIKNADVIAVVKNGVIAEKGTHEKLIRIEGGVYASLVQLHMTASN, from the exons ATGAATTGTGAAGGCTCTGGAGAAGGCGACTCTGGTTCACACGAACCCTCAACTTCTAAAACTCCCAAggaaggagaaaaagaagatacTAAGAAGGAAAAAACCGATGAAAAGACGAAGACAGTTCCGTTCTACAAGCTATTTGCATTTGCTGATTCCCTTGACGTGTTCTTAATGATCTGTGGCTCTGTTGGAGCGGTTGGGAACGGTGTTTGTTTACCTTTCATGACATTGTTGTTCGGTGATCTCATAGATTCATTTGGAAAAAACCAGAACAACAAAGACATTGTTGACGTAGTCTCAAAG GTTTGTCTTAAATTCGTCTACCTTGGACTTGGAACCCTAGGAGCAGCCTTTCTTc aggTGGCTTCTTGGATGATTACGGGAGAGAGACAAGCAGCGAGGATAAGGAGTATGTATCTGAAAACAATTCTAAGACAAGACATTGGATTCTTTGATGTGGAAACAAACACAGGAGAGGTTGTTGGTAGAATGTCTGGAGATACCGTTCTTATACAAGACGCCATGGGTGAGAAG GTTGGGAAGTTTATTCAGCTGGTATCTACATTCGTCGGTGGATTTGCATTAGCTTTTGTTAAAGGATGGTTATTAACATTGGTTATGTTAACTTCAATTCCTCTCCTAGCTATGGCTGGTGCATCCATGGCGATTATAGTCACTCGAGCTTCTTCCCGGGGACAAGCCGCTTATGCAAAAGCAGCAACTGTTGTTGAACAGACCATTGGTTCTATCCGAACG GTTGCTTCTTTCACGGGAGAGAAACAAGCCATAAATAGCTAcaaaaaattcataacttcgGCCTATAAACAAAGCATTCAACAAGGCTTCTCTACTGGTTTAGGACTCGGAGTAATGTTCATGGTATTCTTTAGCAGCTATGCTTTGGCCATTTGGTTTGGAGGGAAGATGATTGTTGAGAAAGGGTATACTGGTGGCGCTGTGATCAACGTGATCATCATCGTGGTCGCTGGTTCAAT gtCGCTAGGGCAAACATCTCCATGTCTAACCGCATTTGCAGCGGGTCAAGCCGCAGCGTACAAGATGTTCGAGACGATCAAAAGAAAGCCTCTGATCGATGCTTACGACGTAAACGGAAAGGTTCTCGAAGACATACGAGGAGACATCGAACTCAAAGACGTGCATTTCAGCTACCCTGCGAGACCAGACGAGGACATATTCAACGGTTTCTCCCTGTTCATCCCCAGCGGCTCAACAGCAGCGTTAGTAGGAGAAAGCGGAAGCGGGAAATCAACAGTGATCAGCTTGATCGAGAGGTTCTACGATCCGAAATCCGGAGAAGTGCTGATCGACGGCGTTAACCTCAAGGAGTTCCAGCTGAAATGGATCAGAAGCAAGATCGGTTTGGTCAGCCAAGAACCGGTTCTGTTTTCGTCGAGCATCATGGAGAACATCGCGTACGGGAAAGAGAACGCGACGGTGGAAGAGATCAAAGCGGCCGCGGAGCTGGCCAACGCGGCCAAGTTTGTAGATAAGTTGCCTCAGGGGTTGGATACGATGGTCGGAGAGCACGGGACGCAGCTCTCGGGAGGACAGAAACAGAGGATAGCTATCGCGAGAGCCATTCTCAAAGATCCGAGGATCCTCCTCCTCGACGAAGCTACGAGCGCGCTTGATGCTGAATCCGAGAGAGTGGTTCAAGAGGCTTTGGATCGAGTGATGGTTAACCGGACTACGGTTATCGTCGCGCATCGGTTAAGCACGGTTCGAAACGCGGATATGATCGCGGTTATCCACCGCGGGAAAATGGTGGAGAGAGGTTCGCACTCCGAGCTGTTGAGAGATCCCGAGGGAGCTTACTCGCAGCTCATTCGTTTGCAAGAGATTAACAAAGGACAAACATCGTCGGAGATTGCGTCCGGTTCGTCTTTCAGGGCTTCGAATCTTAAAAAATCAATGGAAGGATCTTCGGTTCTCAGCGGCGGGACTTCCTCCGTTGGGAATAGTAGCCGTCATCATTCGCTGAACGTTCTAGGTTTAGCTGCTGGATTAGACTTTGGTGGCGGTAGCGTGAGCCAGAGGGTAGGTCAAGAGGAATCGGTTCAAGAACCGGTTCAGAAAGTATCGTTAACCAGGATCGCGGCTTTAAACAAAACCGAGATCCCGGTTCTACTTCTAGGGACCGTTGCGGCAGCTATCAACGGTGCGATTTTCCCGCTTTTCGGGATTCTGATTTCACGAGTCATCGAAGCGTTTTTCAAACCGGCTGACGAATTAAAGAAAGATTCGAGGTTCTGGGCGATTATATTCGTAGCTCTCGGAGTCACTTCTCTGATCGTCTCACCGGTTCAGACCTATTTGTTCTCGGTGGCGGGAGGGAAACTGATTCGACGGATCAGATCGATGTGTTTCGAGAAAGCGGTTCACATGGAGGTCGGGTGGTTCGACGAGCCGCAGAACTCGAGCGGTACGATGGGTGCGAGGCTTTCCGCTGACGCAGCTTTGATCAGGGCTTTGGTCGGGGACGCGTTGTCTCTAGCGGTTCAGAACGCTGCTTCTGCTGCGTCTGGATTAATCATAGCGTTCACCGCGAGCTGGGAGCTGGCGTTTATAATCTTGGTGATGCTTCCTCTTATTGGTATCAATGGTTATATTCAAGTCAAGTTTATGAAAGGATTCACTGCCGACGCAAAG ACAAAGTACGAGGATGCTAGTCAGGTGGCTAATGATGCGGTGGGGAGTATAAGAACAGTGGCGTCTTTCTGCGCAGAGGAGAAAGTGATGCAGATGTATAAGAAGCAATGCGAAGGACCGATAAAAGATGGGATAAAACAAGGTTTCATCAGTGGATTAGGGTTTGGAGTCTCCTTCTTCATTCTGTTTAGTGTCTACGCCACAAGCTTCTACGCGGGTGCTAGATTGGTTGAAGCTGGCAGGACTACTTTCAATAATGTTTTCCAG GTGTTCTTTGCGTTAACAATGGCAGCTATTGGGATCTCTCAGTCGAGTACTTTCGCTCCTGATTCTAGCAAGGCTAGGGTTGCAGCTGCGTCTATTTTTGGAATCATCGATAGAAAATCAAAGATAGATTCGAGTGATGAGTCAGGGACGGTACTGGAGAACGTTAAGGGAGATATTGAGCTTCGGCACATAAGCTTTACTTATCCAGCAAGACCAGACATTCAGATCTTTCGTGATCTTTGCTTATCCATTCGTGCAGGAAAG ACCGTTGCTTTGGTGGGAGAGAGTGGGTCAGGGAAATCAACGGTGATCTCGCTGTTACAAAGATTCTACGATCCTGATTCAGGTAACATAACTCTAGACGGAGTTGAGCTCAAGAGTCTGCAACTGAAATGGTTGAGACAACAAATGGGACTGGTGGGACAAGAGCCTGTCTTGTTCAACGACACCATCCGAGCCAACATTGCATATGGCAAAGGAAGCGAAGAGGCGGCGACCGAGTCTGAGATCATAGCAGCTGCTGAACTCGCCAACGCACACAAATTCATCTCTAGCATACAACAG GGTTACGACACGGTGGTAGGAGAAAGGGGGATACAGCTATCAGGAGGACAAAAACAGCGTGTGGCTATAGCACGCGCCATCGTGAAAGAGCCGAAGATACTGCTTTTGGACGAAGCAACGAGCGCTCTTGATGCGGAATCAGAGCGAGTGGTTCAAGACGCGCTTGACCGAGTGATGGTGAACCGGACCACGGTGGTGGTGGCTCACCGGTTATCGACTATTAAAAACGCGGACGTGATCGCTGTGGTGAAGAACGGTGTGATCGCTGAGAAAGGAACTCACGAGAAGTTGATCAGAATCGAGGGTGGAGTTTATGCTTCACTTGTTCAGCTTCACATGACTGCTTCTAACTGA